The genomic interval CGCACGCAACCCCATCACCGGCGACTTCGACGACTCGATCTTCGTCCAGATCAACCCCGACTTCGATCCCTTCGACGACGCGCCCGTCGTCGGCGTCGACATCGTCAGCACCGGCGTGCAGTGGCCCGCGGACGACCAGTTCCGCGAGGTCTGCGTCACCGTCGCCTTCGACAACTCGCTCACCCTCGCCGTCGACGGCGTCACCGTCTACAACGGCCTCGCGTTCAACTCCTCCGCCAATTCCTTCCAGTTCGAGACCGCCAACGACGCCGCCGGCGCCGGCTCGCGCCTGCGCATCGACACCATCGCGCTCGAGTGCGCCGCCCTCCCGCAGGTCGTCCTCCCCGAGTTCACCCTGCCCTACTGCGACGACTTCGAGTGGGGCGTCGAGGGCCTCCGCCCCAGCCAGCACAACGCCATCGCCACCGGCGACCCCCCGCCCTCCCAGCGATACTCCGAGAACCCCTATGTCGTGATCGCCGACACCGGCGACGACCTCGCCGTCGCGATGCCCAATGTCTTCCGCGACACGGCGCACACCTCGCCACCCGACATCAACGCCAACGAGGCGTTCATCTTCCAGCAGTTCATCTCCCGCGTGCCCGGCGTCGAAGTCTCCTTCACCACCGGCTGGCGCGTCGACGCGCAGTTCACACTCTCCGACTTCACCACCTCGCGCGGCTGGTCGCCCCTCATGAACAACCCCGCCGGCGCGTCGTACTTCGTCGCCGGCTACGCCTGGTACTCCGCCCTCGACGACCGCTTCTACCTCTTCGGCGCCCAGAGCGCCTCCGCCGCGCCAGGCGCACCGCTCGCCACCGTCGTCGGACCAACCCGCGCCGCGCTCGGCATCGTCGCGGGCGAGCCCTTCGCCGCGTCGTGGCGATACAACCTCGCCGCCGGAACCATCGACTGGTCCATCAACGCCCAGCACATCGGCTCCACCTTCCCCATCGTCGTCATGAACCCCGTCACGAACCAGCCGCTCGTCGTGCGCAACCTCGACGCCGTCGTCATCTGGGGCGGCGACGACGACACCGCCCCGGCCGAACCGCTCTCCACCCTCTTCCTCCACTCCCTCTGCGTCGCCTCCGTCCAGCGCTGCTTCGGCGACACCAACGGCGACGGCGTGATCAACTTCGCCGACCTCAACGCCGTCCTCGGCGACTTCGGCATGGCCAGCTCCGACCCCATCCTCCCCGGCGACACCAACGGCGACGGCGTCGTCAACTTCTTCGACCTCAACATCGTCCTCTCCGGCTTCGGCAACAACTGCGACTGAACCCTCACCCCAGGCGCGAGGATCCCCGCGCCGCGCACTGCTCTCCCCATCGCCCCGCGCCCTCTCCAGCGCGGGGCGATCTGCCTTTCAGGCAATGGGCAATGGGCAATGGGCAATGGGCAATGGGCAATGGGATCGGATCATCCCCCTCCCGCTCGCGGGAGGGGGCAGGGGGAGGGCGATCTGACAGTCGCGCGCCTCGCGCACTCTCTTCCCCATTGCCCATTGCCGACTGCCCATTGCCCACACCTCCCCCCCTAAACTCGCTCATGCCCACCACCGCCTCCCTCGCACAGCACATCGCCGACGCCTGCGTCCTCCGCGGCACATTCACGCTCCGCTCCGGACGCACCTCGTCCTACTACATCGATAAGTACCTCTTCTCCACACGCCCCGAGATCCTCCGCGACCTCGGGCCCCTCTTCGCCCAGCGCATCGCCGCGATGGAGAAGGCCGCCAACGCCAAAGTCGCCCGCCTCGCCGGCGCCGAACTCGGCGGCATCCCCCTCGTCACCGTCGCCTGCATGGCTACCGGCCTGCCCTGCCTCTTCGTGCGCAACCAGAAAAAGAACTACGGCACCGCCAAGCAACTCGAAGGCAAGGTCGAGCCCGGCGACACCGTCATCCTCCTCGAAGATGTCGCCACCACCGGGGGCCAGGCCCTCGAAGCCGTCGAGGCCATCAAGGCCGCTGGCGCGAAGGTCATCGGCGTCATCGCCACGATCGATCGCCAGGAGGGCGCGCGCGAGAACATCGAAAACGCCGGGCTGCGCTTCGACGCGCTGTTCACCAAGGCGGACCTGGGGATCACCGAGTGATCCACGGGGGCACACGGGGGTAAACAGCCGCCTGACATCCTTTTTTCTCAGGTTTCCTGACACAACCCGCCATCGCTTCTCGCTACTCCCCAATGGAGCAGCAGAGCGATGTCCCACGCACCACAGTCAGGAGCCAACCTATGACCACCGCCGCCCGCGCCCCCGCGCCGGTCTCACCCGCGTTCTTCGATGAATTCCGCGCCAACGCCTTCGCCGAGCGCACCCTGCAGCGCATCGTCGACGCCGGCGTCTCGCTCATGACCTCCGTCGGTCATCGCACGGGGCTCTTCGACGCGATGGCGCACCTCCCGCCCTCCACCAGCGCGCAGATCGCCGCCGCCGCCGACCTCGACGAGCGCTACGTGCGCGAGTGGCTCGGCTGCATGACCAGCGCGGGCGTCGTCGAGTACGACCCGCGCGCCAAGACCTATTCCCTCCCGGCCGAGCACGCCGCGTTCCTCACGCGCGACGCCTCGCCCAACAACCTCGCGTGCGTCGCGCAGTGGATCGCCGTCCTCGGACAGGTCGAGGACCAGATCGTCGAGCGCTTCCACGAGGGCGGCGGCCTGCACTACCACTGCTTCTGCCGCTTCCACGAAGTCATGGCCGAAGAGAGCGCACAGACCGTCATCGCCGGCCTGCGCGACCACATCCTGCCCCTCGCGCCCGACATGGTCGCCCTGCTCGAGAAGGGCTGCGACGCGCTCGACCTGGGCTGCGGCAGGGGCCGCGCCCTCATGGCCCTCGCGCAGATGTACCCCAACTCAAGCTTCGTCGGCTGGGACTTCGAGAAGCCCGCCATCGACGCCGCCACCCGCGAAGCGCAGGAGCGCAACATCACCAATGTGCGCTTCGAGGTGCGCGACGCCGCCGCCGTCAACGACACCGGCGCGTTCGATGTGATCTTCACCTTCGACGCCATCCACGACCAGAAGCGCCCCGACACCGTGCTCGCCAACATCCGGCGCGCCCTGCGCCCCGGGGGCGTCTACTTCATGCAGGACATCAAGGCGTCGAGCCATGTCGAGAAGAACCTCGAGAACCCCCTCGCGCCGTTCATCTACACGATCTCGTGCATGCACTGCATGACCGTCTCGCTGGGCCAGGGCGGCATGGGCCTCGGCGCCGCCTGGGGACGCGAACTCGCCGAGCAGATGCTCGCCGACGCCGGCTTCGACGCGCCCGAGGTCCACGAACTCCCCCACGACCCGCTGAACTACTTCTACATCATGAGGGTGTGAGGGCGGAAGGGAGTGGGGAGCAGGCAGCCGGGAGCAGGCAGAGCGCAGAATGGTGGCGTGGTACGGCGCAGCCGTGCCACGAGCGAGCGTCTGCGCGCGCGAGTGCGCACCTGCCAGTTCTCCCTCCCCCTGCCCCCTCCCCCGAGCGGAAGGGGGACACAATCCCTTCCCATTGCCCCCTCCCCCTGCTCCCCACTCCCTACTCCCCACTCCCTACCTTCTTCGACTTCCGCCGCGGCCCGAAGATCGCCGTGCTCTGATTCAGCGCCTCGCCCAGCCGTATCGGCCCCTTCGAGATGCGCTCGAACGCGCTCTTCGCGAGCGTGGGTGAGTACTCGACGCCGATGCCGACGCGTTTCAGCCCCCGCGCCACCGTCGCCGTCGTGCCGCTGCCGTTGAAGGGGTCGAGCACGACGCTGCCCTCGTTCGAGCACGCGCGGATCACGCGCTCCAGATACACCTCGGGCAACTGGTTCTCGTGCGCCGGGCGGCGTTCCTTGTTGTTGCCCTGGATGCGCCCCCAGTGCTTGCCGTACCACACATCCATGGGCATGCGCATCCCCGCAGGGCCGGTGCCTTCCTTCTTGTTGAAGGTGCGCTCGTCGAAATAGATCGTCGCGCGGTCGCTGGGCTCGAGGATGTCCTCGGGGTTCCAGATGCGCTTCTCCACCTCGCGGTGCTTCGCGAAGTACAGCGCGTGCACCTTGCTCATGATGAACGAGCCCATCCGGTTCTGCCCGAACCGGAAGTGCCACACGCACCAGTTGATCATGTGCAGCCCGCGACCCTTCAGGTGCATCACGATCTCGGCGGCGGTGTCGTCGGGGATGTTCACCCAGATCGCGCCCTTGTCGGAGAGCGCGTCCACGCACACATCGAGCCACTTCTCGGTGAAGCGCAGGTACTCGTCGCGAGGCAGCCCGTCGTGCCAGTCGCCGTACTTCACCTGCCAGTTGAAGGGCGGGTCGGCGAAGACCAGATCGACCGACTTGCTCGCCGCCTCCGGGATGCGCGGCACCACCTCGCGGCAGTCGCCCACGAACACGCGCCCCAGCCCGTCGTCGGTGATGAAGGTCGGGTCGAGCAACCCGTCGGCGCGCTCGCGCGCGCGGACAGACTTGCGTGGCTTTGGTTTGGTCTCGGTCGTCATTGGGGGATTCTCTCCGAACGCGGAGGATAGCGCAAATCGGCCCCACGCGCCACCCGGCCACGAACCCCGCGCAGACCGCTTCCACCGGCGCGACCCGGGGGTTTGGGGGATTCTCGCCCCGCCCGAAAGCCACTACACTCCCCTCATGCCCACCCCCAATCTCATCGAAGGCAACGCCGTCATCGGCCAGGGCGGCGGCCCGACCGCCGTCATCAACCAGTCCCTCGTCGGCGTCGTCGAGACGCTGCGCGACCACGGCAGCATCCCCAACATCCTCGGGATGCGCCACGGCGTGAAGGGCATGGTCAACGGCGACCTGACCAACCTCTCCGAGGTCGACCCCTACACCCTCGAAGAGGTCTCCAAGGCCCCCTCCGCCGCGCTGGGCTCCACGCGCGACAAGCCCGATGTCGAGTACTGCGCGCGCATCTTCGACACCTGCAAGCGCCACGATGTCCGCTACTTCTTCTACATCGGGGGCAACGACTCGTCCGACACCTGCCGCATCGTCAACAAGATCGCCGACGAGGGCTCGTACGAACTCCGCTGCTTCCACATCCCCAAAACCATCGACAACGACCTGCTCGAGAACGACCACACGCCCGGCTTCCCCTCCGCCGCCCGCTTCGTCGCGTGGGCCTTCGCCGGCGACGACCGCGACAACGCGGCGCTGCCCGGCATCAAGATCAACGTCGTCATGGGGCGCCACGCCGGCTTCCTGACCGGCGCCAGCGCCATGGCGCGCACGCGCGAAGGCGACGGCCCGCACCTGATCTATCTGCCCGAGCGCAAGTTCGACCTCGAACGCTTCGCCGCCGATGTCGACCGCGTGTACACCAAGCACGGGCGCTGCCTCATCGCCGTCTCCGAGGGCATCCAGAACGAGGACGGGCTCCCCATCGCCGCCGCCCTGTCTGAGCGCGAGCGCGACGCGCACGGCAACATCCAGTTGTCCGGCACGGGCGCGCTGGGCGACATGCTGTCCGACTACCTCAAGAAGAAACTCAAGAGCGCCGGGGGCAAGCCGCCGCGCGTGCGCGCCGACACCTTCGGCTATTCGCAGCGCTGCTGGCCCGACGCGTCGCCTGTCGACGCCTTCGAGTCGCGCCAGTGCGGACGGGCCGCGGCACGCCTCGCGATGTCGGGCGACCTCGACGGCTCCATCGCGATCAAGCGCCTGAGCAACGCGCCCTACCGCGCCGAGTTCGTGCGCGTCGATCTCGACCAGGTCGCCGGCAAAACCCGCCACATGCCCGAAGAGTTCATGCGCGGCCACAACGACGTCAGCGACGCGTTCATCGACTACCTCCGCCCCTTGCTCGGCACGATCCCTTCCTTCGCGCGCCTGTAAGAGAAGAATTCAACGCGGAGGACGCGGAGGGCGCAGAGAAGAGAGGGGGATGGTGAAGAAGAGAGTCACTGGGTGGCGTGGTGCGGCGCGGCCGTGCCACGAACGCTGATCGTGTAGCCACGACACCGTCTGTTCTCCGGTCCCCTCGCCCCTCTGGCGAGAGGGCTGGGTGAGGGGTTCCGATCTGACAGTTGCGTTCGTCTGCGCGATCTTCCCGTGTGCCACTTGCCTCATCACTCGTGCCTTTCGACGCACACCCCTCACCTGGCTCGCTGCGCTCGCCGTCCTCTCCGCGCAAGCGGGGCGAGGGGGCAAAGAAATGCAGGCGGAATGGACACAACAATCAGTTCCCGTGGCACGGCCGCGCCGCACCACGCCACCCCTTCTCTCTGCTCTTCAACCCCTTCCCCTCTCTGCGCCCTCTAGGTCCTCTGCGGTACATCTCTTCCGGTACACTGCGAGCATGGACCACCTCTCCCGCCGGTCGTTTCTCGCTGTTTCCGGTCTGGCCGCCGCGTCGCCGCTGGCGTTTGCACAACTCGGCGCCGCCCGCGCGCCCGAGCGTGACGGTGACGAGACGCGCAAGACCGGTCGCGCGCCCATCGCGATCGCGTCGGCGAACGGCGTCCCCGCGACGACGCGCGCGTACGAGCTCCTGACGCAAGGGGCGGACCCGCTCGACGCCGCCGTCGCCGGCGTGAAGATCACCGAGGACGACCCCGACGACATGACCGTGGGCCTGGGCGGGCTCCCCAACGAAGAGGGCGTTGTCGAACTCGACGCATCGGTGATGCACGGGCCGACGCACCGAGCGGGCGCCGTCGCGAGTCTGCGCAACATCAAGAACCCCGCCGCCGTTGCGAGAGAGGTCGCGCGCCGCACCGACCATGTGCTGCTCGTTGGCGAGGGAGCGCTGCTGTTCGCGAAGCGCATGGGCTTCCAGGAAGAGAACCTGCTCACCGAGAAGGCGCGCGAGGCGTGGCTGAAGTGGCGCTCGACGCTGAGCCGCGACGACAAGTGGCTGCAGGAGGATGAGTTTGATCTGGGGAAGGGAGCAGGGAATAGGGAGCAGGGAGCAGGGGGAGGGGGCGCGCACAACATCGACTGGCGCGACGGCGTGCCGTACACCACCGGCACCATCCACCTCAGCACGCTCGACGCGAAGGGCAACCTCGCCGGCTGCACCACCACCTCGGGACTCTCGTGGAAACTCCCCGGGCGCGTGGGCGATTCGCCCATCATCGGCGCGGGGCTCTACACCGACAACGAGGTCGGCTCCGCCGGTGCGACGGGGCGCGGCGAAGCGGTCATCCAGATCTGCGGCGCCCGCACCATCGTCATGCGCATGGCCATGGGCGATCACCCCACCGACGCGTGCCTCTACGCCGCCAAAATGATCGCCGACAAAACACGCCTCAAGCGCCTGCAGGATGACAAGGGTCGCCCCAACTTCGACGTGAAACTCTACGCGCTGCGCAAGGACGGCGCGTTCGGCAGCGCGTCGATCTTCTCGGGCGGGACACTCGCCGTGTCCGAGGGCGGGCGTCACCGGCTGGAGCCCGCGGCGTACCTCTACGAGCGATGACGCACCGGCTACTCAGCGCGCGCTCTCGATGGCGCGCTCGATCCTGCCCCGGTGCGGCGGGCCCCCCAGCGACGGATCGATCAGGCGCAGTCGCTCGCCCTGCGCGCGGATGGTCGCGCTGCGCGTCCCGTCCGAATTCTGCGCCGAGAGGATCTCGAGCATGCGCCCCCACGCGAGCCAGTGGAACGCGCGTGTCCTCGGGTCGTCGGGGCGCGTCGCGTTCGACAGTTCGCGATAGGCGCCGAACGCGCGGGGCTGATCGCCCGCGACGCGCAGCGCCTCGGCGTACTCGGCGAGGAGCTCAGGCACGCGCCCGACGCGCTGCATGACGCGTTCGATGGAGGCGGCGCTCTCGCGGGCCGCGTCGGCGTCGCCAAGGAACCGCTGGGCGCGCGCGAGCAGCACGCGGTCCCCGTCCGACGCGCCCTCGCGCTGCCCCGAGAGTTCGACGAGCGCGCGCCCGAGGGCGGCGGCCACGCGCGCCGTCGCGCGGTGCGATTCGCTGAACGGCTCGCCCTGCGCATCGACCAGCGCGAGCGATTCGACGAGGCGCGACGCCTCGGCGCGCAGGATCGTCACGGCGCGGGCCGGGTCGGCGTCGGCGAGCCGGGCCGCGGCCCGCATCGCGCCCTGCTCGTCGCCGGTCTGGGCCGCGGCGCGCACCTCGGCCGCGGCGCGCACGGCGCGGGCGCGTTCGAGCGCCGGCGCGCCGTCCTCGCCTGCGCCGGCGGCGACGCGCTCCAGGTCGGCCGCTCGCTGCGCGACGCGTCGCTCGTCGCCGGCTCGCTCGGCGAGGGCCAGGCGCAACTCCGCGGCGCGGACGCCCAGCGCGCCGGCGACGACCTTCGCGAGCGCGTCGTCCGCCTCCTCGTCGCGCCCGCCCGCGGCGAGCAGGCGCCCGAGCTCGAAGCGCCAGGCGTCGGCGCGCGCGTCGCCCGCCGAACGCGGGTCGTCGAGCGCTGCGCGAAGGGTCCGCTCGTACAGCGCCGCCGCTCGCTCGTCCCCGGGCGAGGCGATGGCGACGCGCTGCGCACTGGCGGTGGCCCCGGCGATCGCGCCGAACGCGCGCTGATCGTCGGGAAAACGCTGCGCGAAGTCGAGCAGGAGCGCCGCCGCCTCGCGCTGCGCCGCGGCGTCATCGACGCGCTCGCTGCGCGAGACGCCCAGACGCCAGAGCGCGTCGCCGGCGAAGGGGCCGACCGCTCCCAGGGCCTGCGCGTTGACGCCCGAGCCGGGCAGGAGGATCGCGGCGCGCAGGGCGTCGTCGTCGCCGGTCTCGCGCGCGAGTGCGCGCATGACGCGCTCGAACGCCGACGCGTCGGACGGCTCGCGCGAGAGCCGCAGCAGCAGAGGGCCGCCAGACGCCGCCGCCTTCTCGACCAGCAGCGATCGCAGCGCGGGCCCGGGCGCGCCGGCGACGCCGCGCGCCGCGAGGTCGAGGTACGGGCGCGCCGCGTCGATCGCCCCGGCGCGCAGCGCGTCGGCGTCGGCGAACTCGGCCTGGGCGAGGGCGATGCGCCGGGCGGCGTCGGCGCGCAGGATCGACGCGAGCGCGTCGGCGCGCTCGATCTCGAGCCACGCGTCGTCGCGGGCGAGCGCGTCGATCTGGCGCAGCGCCTCGCGCGGGCCGTCGGTCTGCGCCGTCGCGAGGGCGGCGCCCAGCGCCGCTTCGGCCTTCGCGCGGGGCGACTGCGCGATCTGTCTCGCGCCGGTGAACGACACGCGCGCCTCGAGCGCACGCGCCTCCAGCAGCGACAGGCGAGCCAGGCACAGCAGACGCTGCGCTTCGGCCTCGGCGTTCTCGGCGGCGCCGTGCTCGTCCTCGCGCAGCAGCGATGGCACGGCGCGGATGGCCGACGCGGCGACGACGGCGCGCCGGCGCGTCTCGGCGTCGCCCGTCGACAGCGCCAGCGTGATCCCGGCGCGCGAACGCGCCAGCGCCGCGCGCGCCTCGAGCGCCGGGTCCACGGCGCGGACCGTCTCGCGCGCCTCGTCGAACCGGGCCGCGGCCCGCAGCGCGCGCTGCGAGCCCGCCTCGGCCTGCTCGCGCATCGACGAGGTCAGCACGCCAACGCTCGCCGTCGCGAGCAGCCCCTCCCACGCCATCGCGCTCACGATCGATTCGGCCAGTTCGATCGCGTCGCGCACGCGCGTCTCGGCCGGGGTGTCGCCGCGCTCGAGCCGGTCCTCGAGCGCGTCGATCAGATCGCGCATCGCGTCGAGCCGGTCCTCGCTGCGCAGCGATTCGTCGCCCACGCGCGCTCTGGCCGCGTCGATGCGCGCCCCCGGCGTGAGCGATTCAAGGGTGCGCGCCGGAGGGGGCCCGGGCTGACCCGGCGCGTGGGGCGCCAGCGCGAGACCGGCGCACGCGAGCAGGGCGAGTGTCGGGCGGGGACGGGTGGTCATTCGATGCCAAGCTCTCTGCGTGAGATGAAGCGGTGCCCGCGATCGGCCGGGCTGGTGGAGCCGAAGGCGCCGTGGCGCGCGCCCAGCTCTTCGAGCAGGCCCTCGGCGTCGGCGTCGAAGAACTCGACGGCGCGGATGCGCACCGGGCGCCACCCGGTCGATTCGTCGAGCGGGTTGAGCCGCTCGACCTCGGCGAGGAAGCCGGCGGCGGCGCGGGCGCGCTCGTCGCGCGTCATGCCGCGGTCGGTGATGCCCTTGCTGAGAAGGAAGACCACATCGGGCCGCTTGGTGAGCGCCCAGCGGATGGCGCCGAGCGCCTCCCCGTTGCCGCTGGCGTTCTGACGCTCGAGCCAGCGCCGGGCGGCGGCCTTGTTGGACTCGGTGGCGAGGGTGAAGCCCTGCCGGTCTTCGAGGTTGGAAGGCGACGCGACGCCCCACCCGCCGTAGACACCCACGCTGAAGCGCTGCGTCGGCGCGAGCGCGTCGATGGAGCGCGCCACCTCGCGCATCACGATGGGCAGGGCGGCGACCATGGAGCCCGACGCGTCGACGAGGTAGACGACGCGCTCGGCCTCGCGCTGGCCTCGCACGCCGAACACCGTCGGGGCCGCACGCACCGCGGAGGGCGCCGCCAGCGCGCCCGGGTCGCTCTGGAGCATCGCCGCGCGCAGGTCGGCGACCGGCGGCGCGTCGAGCGGGGCGGCGGCGGCGACGGCGCGATCCACGAGCGTCGCCGGCGCGAGCAGGGCGTCGGCGTGGCGCGCGTGCTCGGCGGGGCGCGTGGGCGCAGGGCGGGGCGCGTCGTCGCGAAGGGGTGCGTCGTCGAGGGGCGCGCCCGAGGTCGCCACCTGCGTCGCGAGCCCGGCCGGGGCCTGCGCCGGGCCGGGCGTGAACCGCTCGGCGCGCGAGAACGCCCCGACCGCGACGCCCAGGCAGACGACGCCCACATGCACGCCCACGGACGCGGCGAGGGCCATCCCGCTCAGGGAATCGATCCCCAGCGCGGCGCGCAGGCCGGGCTTAGTCCTCGTCGTCCTCGTCATCGTCAGAGTTGTACGACGCGTCAGAGCCCCCCGGCGATCCACGCGAGCCGAAGATCCAGCGGTCCACGCTCACCGCACCGGCCCCCCCGAACACCAGCGACAGGGCGCTGAACATCAGCAGGAGCTGCCAAAGGAACTTCGACCACCCGGCGTCGCCGGGGGCGAAGTTGTTGATCGGCGGCAGGAACCACAGCGTGCTCGGCCCGCCCCCGACGGTCGCCGGGCCGATCTGGGTCATCCACAGGGCGGTCCCCATGACGCAGGCGATCGCGAAGCCGGCCAGAGGCGTGAACAGGCCCACGAGCAGGAAGGCGCCGCCGATCAGCTCCGTCCACGCCGCGGCGTGGGCGAGCCGGACGGGCCACGCGTCGCGACCCAGGGTCGCCGGCATGGTGGGCTTGTCTGCGGTGGCGCTGCCCTGGATGAACAGGGCGAGCCCGTAGAGCCCGGGGAGCTGGGCGGGCCCGGAGAAGTCGGCAGGGGTGTAGACGCGACCGGGCGCCGCGCCCTGCGCGAGGATCACGCGCCCGGCGTGGGGCAGGGCGTCCTCGCGCGAGGCGCCCGGGTCGGGCAGCGCGCTCCCGGGCGTCGCGGCGGCGACCCTGGCCCGATCGACGCCCATGTTGGCGAGGCGCGCCAGCTGCTCGGGCGCGAAGTCCATGCGAACCATCACCTTGCCCCAGCCGGCCCAGAGGAAGGTGAGCCCCAGCGCCAGGCGCAGGAGCAGGGGGGTCAGATTCGTCGAGAGGCAGGTGCGCAGGGCGCCCATGGGTGTGTTCCTGTGTGGAGCGAGGGTCGCCGACATTGTTGGACGCGTTGGCGGCGCGATTCCGTCGGGACCTCAGACTTCCATCGGCATTCCGCGCCTTCGGCCCACCGGGATTCAGCGACGCTGGCGCTGGCCGATCACGAGATCGAGGAAGGCCCGCTCGGCCTGCTCGTACGACTGGAACGCGCGGTCGAGACGCGCGCCCATCTCGGCGGCCTGCGCCGGGCTGAGGGGACGCCCTCGCGCCTCGGCGGCGTCGCTGGCCGCCTCCAGGGCGGCGCTCGCGTCGCGCAGGTCGCTGACCGCCTGGGCGTAGATCCGCGCCGAGTCGTACAGCAGCTCGAACTCCAGCTCGCGCGTGTCGGGGCGGTACAGCAGGCGCCACGGGGCGCGCCGGACCTCTTCGAGCGTGAACTTGAGCTGGTCCGCCGCCAGGCGCGCGCTCGCGACCGTCCGGCGCAGCGCGGGCGACGACTCGGCCAGCAGCGCGTCGGCGCGCTCGACCGCGGCCCGCGCGCTCTCGGCGGTCCGTTGCGCGTCCAGCACCATCGCGTCGATCGCCGGCTTCGTGTCGCGCTCGAACGATTCGAGCAGCGAGTGCATCCGCTCCGACGCCGCCCGGGCGTTCTCGAGCGTCGTGCTCACGCGCTCGCGGTTGTCCTCGACGAGCGACCGGGCGTCGGTGACCATGGCGCGCGCGTCGCGCACGCCCTCCTCGACCGACTGGGCGATGCCCGGGAACCTGGCGACGGCGCCGTCGATGTTCCCCACGATGCGATCGCCCGTGGCGAACCAACCGTCGAGGCGCTCGCGTGT from Phycisphaeraceae bacterium carries:
- a CDS encoding site-specific DNA-methyltransferase gives rise to the protein MTTETKPKPRKSVRARERADGLLDPTFITDDGLGRVFVGDCREVVPRIPEAASKSVDLVFADPPFNWQVKYGDWHDGLPRDEYLRFTEKWLDVCVDALSDKGAIWVNIPDDTAAEIVMHLKGRGLHMINWCVWHFRFGQNRMGSFIMSKVHALYFAKHREVEKRIWNPEDILEPSDRATIYFDERTFNKKEGTGPAGMRMPMDVWYGKHWGRIQGNNKERRPAHENQLPEVYLERVIRACSNEGSVVLDPFNGSGTTATVARGLKRVGIGVEYSPTLAKSAFERISKGPIRLGEALNQSTAIFGPRRKSKKVGSGE
- a CDS encoding 6-phosphofructokinase yields the protein MPTPNLIEGNAVIGQGGGPTAVINQSLVGVVETLRDHGSIPNILGMRHGVKGMVNGDLTNLSEVDPYTLEEVSKAPSAALGSTRDKPDVEYCARIFDTCKRHDVRYFFYIGGNDSSDTCRIVNKIADEGSYELRCFHIPKTIDNDLLENDHTPGFPSAARFVAWAFAGDDRDNAALPGIKINVVMGRHAGFLTGASAMARTREGDGPHLIYLPERKFDLERFAADVDRVYTKHGRCLIAVSEGIQNEDGLPIAAALSERERDAHGNIQLSGTGALGDMLSDYLKKKLKSAGGKPPRVRADTFGYSQRCWPDASPVDAFESRQCGRAAARLAMSGDLDGSIAIKRLSNAPYRAEFVRVDLDQVAGKTRHMPEEFMRGHNDVSDAFIDYLRPLLGTIPSFARL
- a CDS encoding DoxX family protein; translation: MGALRTCLSTNLTPLLLRLALGLTFLWAGWGKVMVRMDFAPEQLARLANMGVDRARVAAATPGSALPDPGASREDALPHAGRVILAQGAAPGRVYTPADFSGPAQLPGLYGLALFIQGSATADKPTMPATLGRDAWPVRLAHAAAWTELIGGAFLLVGLFTPLAGFAIACVMGTALWMTQIGPATVGGGPSTLWFLPPINNFAPGDAGWSKFLWQLLLMFSALSLVFGGAGAVSVDRWIFGSRGSPGGSDASYNSDDDEDDED
- a CDS encoding methyltransferase domain-containing protein: MTTAARAPAPVSPAFFDEFRANAFAERTLQRIVDAGVSLMTSVGHRTGLFDAMAHLPPSTSAQIAAAADLDERYVREWLGCMTSAGVVEYDPRAKTYSLPAEHAAFLTRDASPNNLACVAQWIAVLGQVEDQIVERFHEGGGLHYHCFCRFHEVMAEESAQTVIAGLRDHILPLAPDMVALLEKGCDALDLGCGRGRALMALAQMYPNSSFVGWDFEKPAIDAATREAQERNITNVRFEVRDAAAVNDTGAFDVIFTFDAIHDQKRPDTVLANIRRALRPGGVYFMQDIKASSHVEKNLENPLAPFIYTISCMHCMTVSLGQGGMGLGAAWGRELAEQMLADAGFDAPEVHELPHDPLNYFYIMRV
- a CDS encoding N(4)-(beta-N-acetylglucosaminyl)-L-asparaginase; translation: MDHLSRRSFLAVSGLAAASPLAFAQLGAARAPERDGDETRKTGRAPIAIASANGVPATTRAYELLTQGADPLDAAVAGVKITEDDPDDMTVGLGGLPNEEGVVELDASVMHGPTHRAGAVASLRNIKNPAAVAREVARRTDHVLLVGEGALLFAKRMGFQEENLLTEKAREAWLKWRSTLSRDDKWLQEDEFDLGKGAGNREQGAGGGGAHNIDWRDGVPYTTGTIHLSTLDAKGNLAGCTTTSGLSWKLPGRVGDSPIIGAGLYTDNEVGSAGATGRGEAVIQICGARTIVMRMAMGDHPTDACLYAAKMIADKTRLKRLQDDKGRPNFDVKLYALRKDGAFGSASIFSGGTLAVSEGGRHRLEPAAYLYER
- the pyrE gene encoding orotate phosphoribosyltransferase — its product is MPTTASLAQHIADACVLRGTFTLRSGRTSSYYIDKYLFSTRPEILRDLGPLFAQRIAAMEKAANAKVARLAGAELGGIPLVTVACMATGLPCLFVRNQKKNYGTAKQLEGKVEPGDTVILLEDVATTGGQALEAVEAIKAAGAKVIGVIATIDRQEGARENIENAGLRFDALFTKADLGITE